GGCTTTATTTTCTTCAATTCACTCTCTATCAAACTTCCAAGCTCTTATACATTAGCTATCTCAGTTATTGTTCGAAATGCATTGAAGCTGACCTAACTTCTGGAAGCTTGTGGGTTTGGATAAAACTTCTCCATTCCTCAAAAGACCCTCCTATTTCCTCTGGTTTATATTTCACCAATACGGCTACCAATTTTGCATAACTACCTAATAACTTAAAATCTTGCTGAGTGACAATAAGTGACTCATCATTTTTCAAGGTATATAAATATCTATTTAAATTGCTTATTAACACCGGTACTAGTTCGTCGTCAATTAGTTTTGAATCAATTACCACTATTTCTATTAAAACTTGAATTGCCTCATTTAAATTTTCACCATATCCATACTTCAAAATATGAAGAAGTTCCTCTTTTATTAGATTGAAATCTTCATCTATTTCTTTTTTATTAATAAAGATTGAATAGTCATATAGAGACATTACTGAATATTTACTTTTCTCTATATTTCTATCAGACAAACTCTCAATAGTGTAATTAAGATTGTATTGATGCTCGATACCCATTCTCTCTAATACAGGAATTAAAAGCATTGCTTTCTCAGGCTCTTTCGCAAAGATTTCAGTTAAGATAGTAAGCGCTCTACTCTTATCTTCTTCTCTTAAATAATCCAAAGGTATTGATCCCCATATATTGTTCTTCATAGCGATTATGAGATTTAGTAAAATTTCGTCAATTGGTATCATAGGATGAACATATTCTACATCTCTTAATAAGGCCACTTTTTGGCTGTCCCACCATAGGTAAAATTTTTCAAGCCACTGAATATAATATGACTTATCCGGTTTCTTTGTATCATCTAATTCCGTAAGACCTTTGAAAAGATATTGAATCGATCTAAAATACTGAGTTACCCCATGACCATCGGACATAGACTTATCTCTATAAAATATCGGAATCTCGTCTTTTATAAACACATCCAATTCAGTATTAGGCATTACATCTGTTCCATCTATAAAGTTATCGATATCTTTCACTATAATAAAATCACTAATTCCCACCCGTTTATCTTTGTCCATTTTTTTTAGTATTTCTCTAAATCTTTCGCGATAAGAATCGTCTAAACTCTCGGCTAAAGATAAAAAAGACAGTCTTATAAATGCAGCTTCTACAATTGAATAGTCATTATCATTTTCAAGAACATCTAATAACCTTTCTAACTGGGATACAGAGACTTTCATTCCTTTAACTTTATCGGTGTAATTGTAAATCACCAAAATTGGTTCAAAAAAAGAATGCTCGTATAAATCATTACTTCTATAATTTTGACTTCTTAAATTTAATGCGATAACTTTTTCTACAAATTCTTTCGCTTCATCTGAATTTTTCGCATAGAATATCCGATAAATAGTATCTTTTAAAGCCTTTAATGTTGGTATGTCCCAAAATTTAATGGCTTCTATATAATTTATAATTTTATCGTCAATTTCCAATTTGGTTTCGGCATCAAGAATCATGTATATTCTTGAATAAATCTCTAATGCTATTGAGTTTGGAATTGCAGAATTGGTTCCTTTTAATAAAGAATTCTTAAGAATTTTAATCAAAACGGCTTTTTCATTATTGCCCATACTGTATACATATTCTCGGGTAAAAAGATTTTTAATATCTTTTTGGTTTGCTTTTTGTATTCTCTTTATAAGTGAATATTCTGGGTAAAGTACTTGAATATTCTTCAAAGCCATTTCGTGCTGTTCTCCATCAATTACGTATAAATTAAATTCTTCTATGATTTGTATTAAAGCAAAAGATTCATTAAAAATCGGGTTGAATGAAGTGCCACCTATAAATTTGGTAGAGATCATTTCTTTACCCGGATCAAAAAGAAGTGATTTTTTTGTTCCATAACTATAATTAAATTCTTTAATTGACCTTAATAGACTTGTAAATTCTTTTCCTGAATCACAGTACTTCATACTAAGAACCCGTAATCGATCATCATAAGATTCGACTTTAATCTGACTTAATTTATGGAGTATAATGCTTTCCAAAGAAAGTAGACGATAATCATCCATTTTTATTGCCAATAGGCGTCTCACTGTCTGGAGGTATTCTTCAAATAAAACTTCTGCTTTATCTGATTGATTTATCCGTGTGTATATACAGGCTTTTCTTATTACCCAATCCAATTCTTGTATGCCAACGTCCCATAGTTCAAGTGTATCAATTACCTCTTTGATGCTATTTAAATCTAAGTAGAAGAGAATTTTTTCGTAAGTTAACTTATGAGAATCTTCGTCACTTAAGTTTAGTTTACTAAGAACTTTTTCATACTTCCGAAAAATTTCTAAATCATATTTTAATCTAGCCTCTTTTAGTAGTCTTAAAGCTATTGGAATTAAATCAGTTTTTTCATTTTTATAATTTTCTACTATAGCATTGAGTCTTTTATATAAAACTGCTTCTAGAGGAATAAGAAACTTATCGTAATACCAAATTAAGTCGTTAATTTTATTTATATCTACTTTTCCGACTTTATTTACATCAATTTTCATTAAATAATCCGATGAGCTTCTTACAAATCGTAAGGAGTTTTTCTTCCTAATTTCATCTGGCATAACAACCCATCCAGGATATGTCTCCCGATTATAACCGTACTCGTCACTAAGAATTCTTGCACCTGGTTTATGTGGCCATTTAATTTTTTCGATTCTTTTTTTGTACGATAAAAAATCAAATAA
This sequence is a window from Brevibacillus sp. JNUCC-41. Protein-coding genes within it:
- a CDS encoding SIR2 family NAD-dependent protein deacylase; this encodes MRKLPEDLYKSDLKMYTHLKKIRDKLWSNDSKSRVSVMVGAGFSRNASKIEPSFEGMALWRDLKAQLIKDLSHHHKIEKKDVLDIAQIYSDEYGRSALDELLKAAIPDDNFEPGSLHTDLLRLPWTDVFTTNYDSLLERAKRNVYEISYQVVYEINDIPSSVQPRIVKLHGSFPANRPFIFTKNDYDNYPAQFSPFVNMVQQSIMETTFVLIGFSGDDPNFTKWTSWVRSNLKDQMPKIYMIGYDEESQKDELQEKGITLIDFKELYKEDSDPYKSMFEDLFDFLSYKKRIEKIKWPHKPGARILSDEYGYNRETYPGWVVMPDEIRKKNSLRFVRSSSDYLMKIDVNKVGKVDINKINDLIWYYDKFLIPLEAVLYKRLNAIVENYKNEKTDLIPIALRLLKEARLKYDLEIFRKYEKVLSKLNLSDEDSHKLTYEKILFYLDLNSIKEVIDTLELWDVGIQELDWVIRKACIYTRINQSDKAEVLFEEYLQTVRRLLAIKMDDYRLLSLESIILHKLSQIKVESYDDRLRVLSMKYCDSGKEFTSLLRSIKEFNYSYGTKKSLLFDPGKEMISTKFIGGTSFNPIFNESFALIQIIEEFNLYVIDGEQHEMALKNIQVLYPEYSLIKRIQKANQKDIKNLFTREYVYSMGNNEKAVLIKILKNSLLKGTNSAIPNSIALEIYSRIYMILDAETKLEIDDKIINYIEAIKFWDIPTLKALKDTIYRIFYAKNSDEAKEFVEKVIALNLRSQNYRSNDLYEHSFFEPILVIYNYTDKVKGMKVSVSQLERLLDVLENDNDYSIVEAAFIRLSFLSLAESLDDSYRERFREILKKMDKDKRVGISDFIIVKDIDNFIDGTDVMPNTELDVFIKDEIPIFYRDKSMSDGHGVTQYFRSIQYLFKGLTELDDTKKPDKSYYIQWLEKFYLWWDSQKVALLRDVEYVHPMIPIDEILLNLIIAMKNNIWGSIPLDYLREEDKSRALTILTEIFAKEPEKAMLLIPVLERMGIEHQYNLNYTIESLSDRNIEKSKYSVMSLYDYSIFINKKEIDEDFNLIKEELLHILKYGYGENLNEAIQVLIEIVVIDSKLIDDELVPVLISNLNRYLYTLKNDESLIVTQQDFKLLGSYAKLVAVLVKYKPEEIGGSFEEWRSFIQTHKLPEVRSASMHFEQ